A single region of the Montipora capricornis isolate CH-2021 chromosome 13, ASM3666992v2, whole genome shotgun sequence genome encodes:
- the LOC138028554 gene encoding uncharacterized protein: protein MEPASAVEMFNNAPKQKVKYAFYTGDDDSTTEAHIRQKVSYGVEKFSDIIHMKRSLTTRLYYLSHNTKFANSSILSQKVINYVVKCFSYGVAQNKGNAKAIQKAINCIVPHAFGDHKNCDNKWCRFMQDPASYKHHDLPYGKDLFGDKLRSALENIFSDYCTDAVADKLAPMTNSQRNETLNSVVGSKNPKIRFYGGSESNDFRVACGVAQTNLRYGYVSQTLEALNIEPGKYCTEYNDRMTTKVLQDKIRKSTVDFKRRISQLNSQKCSQTARKEAQEGKTYETGIGLNLELTSIVSSPITDCQARVMAMPHNQFKEIEDFAPKITLRPVAKEVKYENSIFYNLIFDTETNATGKSAEICQLSVTDKSASHKFSAYIMPTQDIDLHASKLIN, encoded by the coding sequence ATGGAGCCTGCCTCAGCTGTGGAGATGTTCAACAATGCCCCAAAACAAAAAGTGAAGTATGCATTTTATACTGGAGATGATGACTCCACAACTGAAGCTCACATTCGACAGAAAGTCTCCTATGGAGTTGAAAAGTTTAGTGACATAATACATATGAAGAGATCCTTAACAACACGTTTATATTATTTAAGCCATAACACCAAATTTGCCAACAGCTCCATCTTGTCGCAAAAGGTAATAAATTACGTGGTAAAGTGTTTTTCATATGGTGTTGCACAGAACAAAGGAAATGCTAAAGCAATCCAGAAAGCCATTAATTGCATTGTTCCCCATGCATTTGGCGACCATAAGAACTGTGACAATAAGTGGTGTAGATTCATGCAAGATCCAGCTTCGTATAAACACCATGACCTTCCATATGGGAAAGACTTGTTTGGAGACAAATTGAGATCTGCCCTTGAAAACATATTCAGTGATTACTGTACTGATGCAGTGGCTGACAAATTAGCCCCCATGACAAATTCACAAAGGAATGAAACTCTAAACAGTGTGGTTGGTTcgaaaaatccaaaaatcaGGTTCTATGGGGGAAGTGAAAGCAATGACTTTCGTGTCGCGTGTGGCGTTGCACAAACTAACCTAAGATATGGATATGTTAGCCAAACCCTTGAAGCACTCAATATCGAGCCAGGAAAATACTGTACAGAATATAACGACAGAATGACAACTAAAGTTCTTCAAGATAAAATCAGAAAATCAACCGTGGATTTTAAACGCAGAATATCTCAACTTAACTCTCAAAAGTGTTCACAGACAGCCAGGAAAGAAGCCCAAGAGGGCAAAACTTATGAAACAGGTATTGGCCTAAATCTTGAGTTGACATCTATCGTGTCCTCTCCTATTACCGATTGTCAAGCACGTGTAATGGCAATGCCACATAACCAGTTTAAAGAAATTGAGGACTTTGCCCCAAAGATTACCCTTAGGCCTGTTGCAAAAGAAGTGAAATACGAAAATAGCATTTTCTATAACTTAATTTTTGACACCGAAACAAATGCAACAGGTAAATCTGCGGAAATCTGCCAATTATCAGTAACTGACAAATCTGCTTCACACAAGTTCTCAGCCTACATCATGCCCACACAGGACATCGATTTGCATGCCTCAAAGttaataaactaa
- the LOC138029545 gene encoding uncharacterized protein, which translates to MASKFVKKNLSGISKDITLPVRAAVPPTTSRCTNGRFGKTKEQKSIGPMRDGLKSWRLRETPTPSAKRKVVFESATDENEPPTKYQTRSLKAVMLQEESVPHGTRLIDLDVFRQNIKQCHFCHSGPLSFCNVKNEIRHGLASTFLIPCSFCGKTNEIKTSGEHKSGKRGPAAFDINTRVALGCLHAGIGQTHINNVLSTSNIPTINSSTFKQREREVGKTIETVARASCQDLLSNERAQILNDGFQPDEDNLVSIPCSFDMGWQKRGKGHDSHTGHEANQDLQIL; encoded by the exons ATGGCGtccaaatttgtgaaaaaaaatctgtctgGAATAAGCAAGGATATAACTCTCCCAGTTCGAGCAGCGGTTCCTCCAACGACCTCGCGTTGCACGAATGGGcgctttggaaaaacgaaagaGCAAAAAAGCATTGGCCCCATGAGAGATGGGTTAAAATCTTGGAGACTCCGAGAGACTCCGACTCCGAGTGCTAAGAGGAAAGTTGTCTTTGAAAGCGCCACGGATGAAAACGAGCCTCCTACCAAATATCAGACAAGAAGTTTAAAG GCTGTCATGTTACAAGAAGAGTCTGTTCCACATGGAACCCGCCTTATTGATCTTGACGTCTTCCGTCAAAACATCAAAcagtgtcatttttgccatTCAG GTCCACTGTCATTTTGCAATGTGAAGAATGAGATTCGACATGGCCTAGCCAGTACATTCTTGATACCATGCTCATTTTGTGGCAAAACCAATGAGATTAAAACTTCTGGAGAACACAAAAGTGGCAAGCGTGGACCTGCAGCTTTTGATATAAACACAAGAGTGGCTTTGGGTTGTCTTCATGCTGGGATTGGGCAAACACACATCAACAACGTACTGTCAACTAGTAACATTCCAACTATCAATTCTTCCACATTTAAACAGAGAGAAAGGGAAGTAGGTAAAACCATTGAAACTGTGGCCCGAGCAAGCTGTCAAGATTTACTAAGTAATGAGAGGGCACAAATACTTAATGATGGTTTCCAACCTGATGAGGATAATTTGGTTTCAATTCCTTGCTCATTTGACATGGGCTGGCAGAAGAGGGGCAAAGGCCATGATTCACATACTGGTCATGAAGCA AACCAAGACTTGCAGATTCTGTGA